A stretch of DNA from Variovorax paradoxus:
GCGCGTCATGTCCAGGCCGACGGCGTAGCCGTAGATGTGCTTGTGCGCGTCGGCGGCCAAGATGTTCTTGCCGCCCGTGCCGATGGCCACCACGAGCTCGATCTCGTGGTGCAGGTTCTTCGTGAGCGTGGGGTAGGCCATGGTGCCGGTCTGGCCGGCATCGACCGTCACCAGCGCGTCGGCCGGCTTCATGAAGAAGAAGGGCGGCTCGCGGCCGGTGAAACCCATTTCCTTGGCGTGATCTTCGTAGTTGCGGCCCACGCAGTAGATGCGGTGCACCGGAAAGCGGGCGGGCTGACCGACGACCGGCACCGAAACGGTGGCGGGCGGGGCAAAAACAAACTCGGAAGCCATGGAAAGGTGTCCTTTTTCAGCGAAACGGGAGGGGAGACCGGCAGTGTGCCAGAGGCGGCACGCCCTTGCCGGCACGCCGGACCCGGGATTTTGCGGCGGCCCACAATAGGCGCTTCTGCGCGTTTCCCCGACCCTTTTCCTTCCCGTTCCACCTCGCTTCACCATGCCCATCCGACTCGGCAAAGCCGGCAAGGCCACCGCCTTCAACGAACTCGGTCGCGAACGCGACGATGCCGGCGACGCCGAAGGCGCCCTGGCCGCCTACGCGCAGGCCAGCGCCATCCATCCGTACTGGTCGGCGCCCTGGTACAACGCCGGGCTCATCCACAAGTACCGCGGCGAATGGGCCGCCTCGCTGCAGGCCAACGAGCGCGCCGTGCAGTGCGAGCCGCGCCACGAAGGCGCGCTCTGGAACCTCGGCATCGCGGCCACCGCGCTGGGCGACTGGCCCACGGCGCGGCGCGCATGGCGGCAGTACGGCATCGGCATTCCTGAAGGCGAAGGACCGGTCGACTATTTCGTCGGCCTGACACCGATCCGCGTGCACGGCGACGAGGGCACCGAGGTGGTGTGGGCCGACCGCATCGACCCGGCGCGCGCCATCCTGCGCAACGTGCCCACGCCCGCCTGCGGCCACCGCTACGGCGACCTGGTGCTGCACGACGGCGCGCCCAACGGCTACCGGCTGCGCGGCGAACGCGAGGTGCCGGTGTTCGATGCGCTCGAGCTGATTGCGCCGTCGGCGCACGCGACCTACGAGGTCTCGGTGGAAGGCGTGAGCTCGGAAGACATCGAGGCGCTGGTGCAGCGCTTCAAGGCCGCCGATGGCTTCGCCGAGAACTGGACCGACAGCATGGAGATGCTCTGCCGCGCCTGCTCCGAAGGCCGCCCCTTCGGCGAGGGCCGGCACAACCACGGCGCCGACGAGGCGCCCGGCACGCTCGGGCCGTGGCGCCTGGGCATCGCCTCGCGCGAAGAAGCCGCGGCGCGCGAGCTGCTCGACACGTGGCAACAAGAAAACCCCGACGCCCGGCTGCACGATTTCCGCTGCGTGCTCCCGGCCACACCCCGCTCCTGAAGGTGAAGTTCAAGGGCGCTATCCTCGAGAAATCATGAAGCTGCATAACTACTTTCGCTCCTCCGCCTCGTTCCGCGTGCGCATCGCGCTTCAGCTGAAGGGCCTCGATTACGACTACGTGCCCGTGCACATCGCGCGCGGCGACCACCGCACCGGTCCGTTCTCGGCGATCTCGGCCGACATGCTCGTGCCGCTGCTCGAAGACGAAGGCGAGCGCTTCTCGCAGTCGATGGCCATCATCGAATACCTCGACGAAGTGCATCCCGAGCCGGCGCTGCTGCCGACCGACCCGGTGGGCCGTGCGCACGTGCGTGCGCTGGCGCAGTCGATTGCCTGCGAGATCCATCCGCTGAACAACCTGCGCGTGCTCAAGTACCTCGTGAAGGAACTGAAGGTCGACGACGAAGCCAAGAACACCTGGTACCGCCACTGGGTGCGCGAAGGCCTGCTGTCCTTCGAGCGCCAGCTCGCGCAGCACCCGGGCGGCACCTACTGCTGGGGCGACACGCCGACCATCGCCGACTGCTGTCTCGTGCCGCAGATCTTCAACGGCCGCCGTTTCGACTGCGACTTCAGCGGCCTGCCGCGCACCATGGCCGCCTTCGACGCCTGCATGAAGCTCGACGCCTTCCAGCGCGCGCAGCCTTCGCAGTCGCCCGACGCCGAGCCCTGAGCAGGCACGTCGCGATGAATCCGCAATGGCTGGTGCCCGAGTGGCCAGCGCCATCGAACGTGCGCGCGCTGTGCACCACGCGCGACGGCGGGGTGTCGGCCGGGCGCTATGACAGCTTGAACCTTGGCGATCACGTGGCCGACGATGCCGCGCACGTCGCCGAAAACCGCCGCCGGCTGCAGCAGGCAATCGGCACGCAGCCGGTGTTCCTGCAGCAGGTGCATGGCACGGGGCTGGTGTCGCTCGACGATGCGGTGCAAGACGGCACCGTCGCCGATGCCTGCACCGCCACGACCACCGCGCGCGCCTGCACGGTCATGGTGGCCGACTGCCTGCCCGTGCTCTTCACCGACGCACGCGGCCGTCGCGTGGCCGCTGCGCATGCGGGCTGGCGCGGGCTGGCCGGCGGTGTGCTCGAACAGACCGTGCGCGCCTTCGCACAAGACGACGATGGCGCACCGCGCCTCATGGCCTGGCTCGGCCCCTGCATCGGCCCGAAGGCCTTCGAGGTCGGGGCCGAGGTCAAGGCCGCCTTCGAGGCGCAGTCGCCCGAAGCGGCGTCGTGCTTCACGCCCGCTGCGGCCGATGGCAAGTGGCTGGCCGACCTGCCTGCGCTCGCGCGGCAGCGGCTGCGTGCGGCGGGTGTCGAGTCGCTCCATGGCAACGACAGCGGCGATGCGTGGTGCACCGTCGCGCAGCCGTCACGGTTCTTTTCGCACCGGCGCGACGGCGTCAGCGGGCGTTTCGCTGCGCTGGTCTGGAAGGTCTGAACCTGCAGCTTCCGCGGCGGCGCGGCGCGCGGCTTCCTGGGCCTGAGCCTGGGCCTGTGCTTCGCGTTCCTTGATCGCCCGCCGGCGCGCCGGCGTGGCCATCAGGTAGATCACCAGCGCCACCGGCGCCAGGCCGTACAGAAGGAAGGTGACGAGGGCGCCCAGCACCGTGCCCGTGGTGTTGGTGGCCTCGGCCACCGCCATCATCACGGCCACATAGAGCCAGCCGATCACGATCAAATGGATGAACACAGGCAGAGACGTTTCGTTTCAATGGATTAGTGAAAGCGCGGCGTTGTGAGTGCCTTGCGAATGCAGCATACTCAAAACACGCAAGCCATCCGTTCGTATCGACCCAGGCCACGGCCAGGAGACATGATGAAGCAAGAAGACACGGGGGCCGATGCGTTCGCGCCCCTTCAAAAAGCCCTCACGCAGGGCTGGACCCAGGCCATGGAGGCTTTCCAGAAAGCTGGGGGCCCAGGAGGCACCGCCGCTTTCGACATCGGCGGCACGCCGCTATGGCAATTGCCTCAGATGCCACAGTTCCCGGGTGCGGCCGGCATGCCCGAACTGCCCAAGTTCTCCATCGATCCCGAGCAGCTCCAGTCGATCCAGCAGCAGTACCTGAGCGACGCCACCGACCTCTGGCGCCGCGGCTTCGGTGCCCGCCCCGAGGGCGACAAGCGCTTTGCCGCCGAAGCCTGGGGCAGCAACCCGATGGCGGCTTTCTCGGCCGCCGTGTACCTGCTCAACGGGCGCACCATGATGCGCATGGCCGAGGCCATCGATGCCGACGACAAGACCAAGGCGCGCCTGCGCTTCGCGGTCGAGCAATGGATGGCGGCGGCATCGCCCAGCAACTCGCTCGCCTTCAACGCCGAGGCGCAGAAGAAAGCCATCGACACGCAGGGCGAGAGCATCGCCAAGGGCATCCAGAACCTGCTGCACGACATGAAGCAGGGCCATGTGAGCATGACCGACGAAAGCGCCTTTGAAGTGGGGCGCAACGTCGCCACCACCGAAGGCGCCGTGGTGTTCGAGAACGAATATTTCCAGCTGCTCGAATACAAGCCGCTCACCGCCAAGGTGTACGAGCGGCCGTTCCTGCTGGTGCCGCCGTGCATCAACAAGTTCTACATCCTCGACCTGCAGCCCGACAACTCGCTCATTCGTTATGCGAACACGCAAGGCCACCGCGTGTTCGTGGTGAGCTGGCGCAACCCCGACGAGTCGATGGCCCAGGCCACCTGGGACGACTACATCGAGAACGCCGCCATCAAGGCCATCCATACCGTGCAGGAGATCAGCGGCAGCAAGCAGATCAACACGCTGGGCTTCTGCGTGGGCGGCACCATCCTGAGCACCGCGCTGGCCGTGCTCGCGGCGCGCGGCGAGAAGCCGGCCGCATCGGTCACGCTGCTGACCACCTTTCTCGATTTCAGCGACACCGGCATCCTCGACATCTTCGTGGACGAGCCCATGGTGGCGTACCGCGAAATGCAGCTGGGCAAGGGCGGCCTGCTGCCCGGCGGCGACCTCGCCTCGACCTTCAGCTTCCTGCGCCCGAACGACCTGGTGTGGAACTACGTGGTCGGCAACTACCTCAAGGGTGAGACCCCGCCGGCCTTCGACCTGCTGTACTGGAACAGCGACGCGACCAACCTGCCGGGCCCGTTCTACGCCTGGTACCTGCGCAACACGTACCACGAGAACAAGCTGGCCAAGCCCGGCGCGCTCACCGTGTGCGGTGAGAAGGTCGACCTCGGCAAGATCGACATTCCGGCCTACCTCTACGGCTCGCGCGAAGACCACATCGTGCCCATTGGCGGCGCCTACGCGTCCACGCAGTTGCTCACGGGCAAGAAGCGCTTCGTGATGGGCGCCTCGGGCCACATCGCCGGCGTGATCAACCCGCCCGCCAAGAACAAGCGCAGCCACTGGCTGCGCGAGGACGGCAAGTTTCCCAAGACCCAGCCCGAATGGCTGGCCGGCGCGCAGGAGCAGCCGGGCAGCTGGTGGACCGACTGGGCACAATGGCTCAAGGGCCACGCGGGCAAGCAGATCCCCGCGCCCAAGGGCTACGGCAACGGCAAGGCCTACAAGGCCATCGAACCGGCGCCGGGACGCTACGTGAAGGCCAAGGCCTGAACGGGCGCCAGCTCCCGCACAACAGCAACCGATTTCAAATCACCTCAACGGAGAGAACCTCATGGAAGACATCGTCATCGTTTCGGCTGCGCGCACGGCGGTCGGCAAATTCGGCGGCTCGCTCGCCGGCATTCCCGCCACCGAGCTGGGCGCCCTCGTGATCAAGGAAGTGATCGCGCGCGCCAACCTCACGGCCGACCAGGTGGGCGAGGCCATCATGGGCCAGGTGCTCGCGGCCGGCGCCGGCCAGAACCCCGCGCGCCAGGCATGGCTCAAGGGCGGCGGCACCAAGGAAACGCCGGCGCTCACCATCAACGCCGTGTGCGGCTCGGGCCTGAAGGCCGTGATGCTGGCGGCGCAGGCCGTGGCCACCGGCGACTCCGAAATCGTCATTGCCGGCGGCCAGGAAAACATGAGCATGGCGCCGCACGTGCTGCCCAACTCGCGCAACGGCCAGCGCATGGGCGACTGGAAGCTGGTCGACACCATGATCGTCGACGGCCTGTGGGACGTGTACAACCAGTACCACATGGGCATCACGGCCGAGAACGTGGCCAAGCAGTACAACATCGACCGCGCCTCGCAGGACGAGCTGGCCCTGGCCAGCCAGACCAAGGCCGCCGCCGCGCAGGACGCCGGCAAGTTCAAGGACGAAATCGTCGGTGTGAGCATTCCGCAGAAGAAGGGCGACCCGATCGTCTTCAACCAGGACGAGTTCATCAACCGCAAGACCAGCGCTGAAGTGCTGGCCGGCCTGCGCCCCGCCTTCGACAAGGCCGGCGGCGTGACCGCGGGCAATGCCTCGGGCCTGAACGATGGCGCCGCCGCCGTGATGGTCATGACGGCCAAGAAGGCCGCCGCCCTGGGCCTGAAGCCGCTGGGCCGCATCGCCAGCTACGCCACCGCCGGCCTCGACCCGACCATCATGGGCATGGGCCCCGTGCCCGCGTCGACCAAGGCGCTGCAGCGCGCCGGCTGGAAGGCCGCCGACCTCGACCTGCTGGAGATCAACGAAGCCTTCGCTGCGCAAGCCTGCGCCGTGAACCGCGAAATGGGCTGGGACGTGAACAAGGTGAACGTGAACGGCGGCGCCATCGCCATCGGCCACCCCATCGGCGCGTCGGGCTGCCGCATCCTGGTGACGCTGCTGCACGAAATGCAGCGCCAGAACGCCAAGAAGGGCATCGCCTCGCTGTGCATCGGCGGCGGCATGGGCGTGGCGCTGACGATCGAGCGCTGAGACTGATCACCGGGTGAACCGGTACAGGGAGGGGAGGCAGGGGCTCGACACGGGCTGCTGCCTCCTCTCCCTTTTTTGTGTCCGCTGTGCGCGGGTCTCGCTTGCCGATTACTTCGACCGGTCCGAATCCACGAGGTCCCAGGCCAGCCCTGCGAGCCAGCCGATGCCCACCAGCCACGCGCCGACGTGCACGGTGTCGATGTCGACGGGAGCCAGCCAATGCACCAGCAACGCGATCAGCAGCCCGGCGATGGCGCCGAGGCAGGACCAGGGGGAGCTGAGGGCTTCGAGCATGTCAGGGCGACTGTAGCGGCCGTCTTTCGCGCCCGCGCCGGTCGATTTGGGCGCACTGAGAACCTTTGGATTCAATCAAGCGGCAGGCGCCCGAGCGGCGGTTCCATTTGTTCACCGCTCAAAAATTGAGCAATGTGTCGAATCCCTTTGTAAAACAACAACTTGCATTCGTTTTACAAAGCTCCACCCCAGTTACCCCCAAAGTTGCCCACAGAAAGTGGGGATTGAAGCGGACTTCTGCACAACCGGCGGCAAGTCGTTGGTTTCAAAGGGCGGCCTAGCACAGGCAACCCCCTGTTTTTTCGCTTGACTTTCTTGTTTTGCAGCCATTTTGGGACCTCCTGGCCGCCAGAGTTGTGCACTGCAAAATTTTTAAGCAGACTAACTATTCCCCTTATAAAACAACAGCTTGCGATGGCTTTACAACGCGACCCCTGACTTACCCCCAAAGTTGTGCACAGAAAATGGGGAAGACATCGGGTTTCTCACAAGCCACCTGCAAGTGCCTGTTTTTGGCCGGAAATCGGGCCGTCAGGCGGTTCGGCCTGCGCGTCGGAATAG
This window harbors:
- the maiA gene encoding maleylacetoacetate isomerase; the protein is MKLHNYFRSSASFRVRIALQLKGLDYDYVPVHIARGDHRTGPFSAISADMLVPLLEDEGERFSQSMAIIEYLDEVHPEPALLPTDPVGRAHVRALAQSIACEIHPLNNLRVLKYLVKELKVDDEAKNTWYRHWVREGLLSFERQLAQHPGGTYCWGDTPTIADCCLVPQIFNGRRFDCDFSGLPRTMAAFDACMKLDAFQRAQPSQSPDAEP
- a CDS encoding fumarylacetoacetate hydrolase family protein; this encodes MASEFVFAPPATVSVPVVGQPARFPVHRIYCVGRNYEDHAKEMGFTGREPPFFFMKPADALVTVDAGQTGTMAYPTLTKNLHHEIELVVAIGTGGKNILAADAHKHIYGYAVGLDMTRRDLQNDMKKQGRPWDIGKSFEQSAPIGPIVPVAQAGNAEQAEISLQVNGEDRQRSTVSKLIWNVAETIEHLSAAWELQPGDLIFTGTPEGVAAVVAGDTLVGQVAGLPALTVKIA
- the phaC gene encoding class I poly(R)-hydroxyalkanoic acid synthase, encoding MKQEDTGADAFAPLQKALTQGWTQAMEAFQKAGGPGGTAAFDIGGTPLWQLPQMPQFPGAAGMPELPKFSIDPEQLQSIQQQYLSDATDLWRRGFGARPEGDKRFAAEAWGSNPMAAFSAAVYLLNGRTMMRMAEAIDADDKTKARLRFAVEQWMAAASPSNSLAFNAEAQKKAIDTQGESIAKGIQNLLHDMKQGHVSMTDESAFEVGRNVATTEGAVVFENEYFQLLEYKPLTAKVYERPFLLVPPCINKFYILDLQPDNSLIRYANTQGHRVFVVSWRNPDESMAQATWDDYIENAAIKAIHTVQEISGSKQINTLGFCVGGTILSTALAVLAARGEKPAASVTLLTTFLDFSDTGILDIFVDEPMVAYREMQLGKGGLLPGGDLASTFSFLRPNDLVWNYVVGNYLKGETPPAFDLLYWNSDATNLPGPFYAWYLRNTYHENKLAKPGALTVCGEKVDLGKIDIPAYLYGSREDHIVPIGGAYASTQLLTGKKRFVMGASGHIAGVINPPAKNKRSHWLREDGKFPKTQPEWLAGAQEQPGSWWTDWAQWLKGHAGKQIPAPKGYGNGKAYKAIEPAPGRYVKAKA
- a CDS encoding acetyl-CoA C-acetyltransferase, with the translated sequence MEDIVIVSAARTAVGKFGGSLAGIPATELGALVIKEVIARANLTADQVGEAIMGQVLAAGAGQNPARQAWLKGGGTKETPALTINAVCGSGLKAVMLAAQAVATGDSEIVIAGGQENMSMAPHVLPNSRNGQRMGDWKLVDTMIVDGLWDVYNQYHMGITAENVAKQYNIDRASQDELALASQTKAAAAQDAGKFKDEIVGVSIPQKKGDPIVFNQDEFINRKTSAEVLAGLRPAFDKAGGVTAGNASGLNDGAAAVMVMTAKKAAALGLKPLGRIASYATAGLDPTIMGMGPVPASTKALQRAGWKAADLDLLEINEAFAAQACAVNREMGWDVNKVNVNGGAIAIGHPIGASGCRILVTLLHEMQRQNAKKGIASLCIGGGMGVALTIER
- the pgeF gene encoding peptidoglycan editing factor PgeF, with the translated sequence MNPQWLVPEWPAPSNVRALCTTRDGGVSAGRYDSLNLGDHVADDAAHVAENRRRLQQAIGTQPVFLQQVHGTGLVSLDDAVQDGTVADACTATTTARACTVMVADCLPVLFTDARGRRVAAAHAGWRGLAGGVLEQTVRAFAQDDDGAPRLMAWLGPCIGPKAFEVGAEVKAAFEAQSPEAASCFTPAAADGKWLADLPALARQRLRAAGVESLHGNDSGDAWCTVAQPSRFFSHRRDGVSGRFAALVWKV
- a CDS encoding tetratricopeptide repeat protein; translated protein: MPIRLGKAGKATAFNELGRERDDAGDAEGALAAYAQASAIHPYWSAPWYNAGLIHKYRGEWAASLQANERAVQCEPRHEGALWNLGIAATALGDWPTARRAWRQYGIGIPEGEGPVDYFVGLTPIRVHGDEGTEVVWADRIDPARAILRNVPTPACGHRYGDLVLHDGAPNGYRLRGEREVPVFDALELIAPSAHATYEVSVEGVSSEDIEALVQRFKAADGFAENWTDSMEMLCRACSEGRPFGEGRHNHGADEAPGTLGPWRLGIASREEAAARELLDTWQQENPDARLHDFRCVLPATPRS